One genomic segment of Pseudomonas fortuita includes these proteins:
- a CDS encoding cytochrome b has translation MVSSNPATHYARVSIALHWLMLVLLAAVYALIELRGLFPKDSAERNLMKDLHFMLGLSVFVLVWLRLAMRLSRPTPPIVPKPPAWQTGLAHLMHLALYLLMIGMPLAGWLILSAADKPVPFFGLELPHLIGPDPDQAKFIKGWHERVGSWGYWLIGLHALAGLYHHYVQRDNTLLRMLPFK, from the coding sequence ATGGTTTCATCCAACCCCGCGACCCATTACGCACGCGTGTCCATCGCCCTGCATTGGCTGATGCTGGTGCTGCTGGCCGCTGTTTATGCGCTCATCGAACTGCGTGGCCTGTTCCCCAAGGACAGCGCCGAACGCAATCTGATGAAAGACCTGCACTTCATGCTCGGGCTGAGCGTGTTCGTGCTGGTCTGGCTGCGCCTGGCCATGCGCCTGAGCCGCCCTACCCCGCCCATCGTGCCCAAGCCGCCGGCCTGGCAGACCGGGCTTGCGCACCTGATGCACCTGGCGCTGTACCTGCTGATGATCGGCATGCCACTGGCCGGCTGGCTGATCCTCAGCGCCGCCGACAAACCTGTGCCGTTCTTCGGCCTGGAGCTGCCACACCTGATTGGCCCGGACCCGGACCAGGCCAAGTTCATCAAAGGCTGGCATGAACGCGTGGGCAGTTGGGGCTACTGGTTGATCGGCCTGCACGCCCTGGCCGGGCTGTATCACCACTACGTGCAGCGCGACAACACGCTGCTGCGCATGCTGCCCTTCAAGTAA
- a CDS encoding DUF2797 domain-containing protein produces MIELARGSLSKMAVSLQAPVVQYSFRLDDTQVPVNPLIGQRLRLEYLGAIHCSHCGKRTKTSFSQGYCYPCMTKLAQCDLCIMAPEKCHYDAGTCREPSWGEQFCMTDHVVYLANSSGIKVGITRATQLPTRWLDQGASQALPIMRVATRQQSGLVEDVLRSQVPDRTNWRTLLKGDAEVLDLPAIREQIFDACADGLRELHGRFGLQAIQPLPDAEVVQMNYPVEAYPKKIVSFNLDKDPVAEGTLLGIKGQYLIFDTGVINIRKYTAYQLAVLQ; encoded by the coding sequence TTGATCGAACTCGCTCGTGGCTCGTTGAGCAAGATGGCAGTAAGCCTGCAGGCACCCGTGGTGCAATACAGCTTCCGGCTGGATGACACGCAGGTGCCAGTCAACCCGCTGATCGGCCAGCGCCTGCGCCTGGAATACCTCGGCGCCATTCACTGCAGCCATTGCGGCAAGCGCACCAAGACCAGTTTCAGCCAGGGTTACTGCTACCCGTGCATGACCAAGCTGGCCCAGTGTGACCTGTGCATCATGGCCCCGGAAAAATGCCACTACGATGCCGGCACCTGCCGCGAACCGTCGTGGGGCGAACAATTCTGCATGACCGACCACGTGGTCTACCTGGCCAACTCGTCGGGGATCAAGGTCGGCATCACCCGCGCCACCCAGCTGCCCACTCGCTGGCTCGACCAGGGCGCCAGCCAGGCCCTGCCGATCATGCGTGTGGCCACCCGTCAGCAATCAGGCCTGGTGGAAGATGTACTGCGCAGCCAGGTGCCAGACCGCACCAACTGGCGCACGCTGCTCAAAGGCGATGCCGAGGTGCTCGACCTGCCCGCCATTCGTGAGCAGATCTTCGACGCCTGCGCCGACGGCTTGCGCGAGCTGCACGGGCGCTTTGGCCTGCAGGCGATTCAGCCGCTGCCCGACGCCGAAGTAGTGCAGATGAACTACCCGGTCGAGGCCTACCCGAAAAAGATCGTCAGCTTCAACCTCGACAAGGACCCGGTGGCCGAAGGCACGCTGCTGGGCATCAAGGGCCAGTATCTGATCTTTGACACCGGGGTGATCAATATTCGCAAGTACACGGCCTACCAGTTGGCCGTGCTCCAGTAA
- a CDS encoding NAD(+) kinase codes for MEQFRNIGIIGRLGSSQVLDTIRRLKKFLLDRHLHVILEDTIAEVLPGHGLQTSTRKLLGEVCDLVIVVGGDGSLLGAARALARHNIPVLGINRGNLGFLTDIRPDELEEKVAEVLDGHYLVENRFLLQAEVRRHHEAIGQGDALNDVVLHPGKSTRMIEFEIYIDGQFVCSQKADGLIVATPTGSTAYALSAGGPIMHPKLDAIVIVPMYPHTLSGRPIVVDGNSELKIVVSKDLQIYPQVSCDGQNHFTCAPGDTITVSKKPQKLRLIHPLDHNYYEVCRTKLGWGSRLGSRDD; via the coding sequence ATGGAGCAATTTCGCAATATCGGTATCATCGGCCGCCTTGGCAGCTCGCAGGTGCTCGACACCATTCGCCGACTGAAAAAATTCCTCCTCGATCGCCACTTGCATGTGATCCTCGAGGACACCATTGCCGAAGTGCTACCCGGCCATGGCCTGCAAACCTCTACCCGCAAGCTGCTGGGCGAGGTCTGCGACCTGGTCATCGTGGTCGGCGGCGACGGCAGCCTGTTGGGCGCCGCCCGCGCCCTGGCCCGGCACAACATTCCGGTGTTGGGCATCAACCGTGGCAATTTGGGCTTCCTCACCGACATCCGCCCTGACGAGCTGGAAGAGAAAGTTGCCGAAGTGCTCGACGGCCACTACCTGGTGGAAAACCGCTTCCTGCTGCAGGCCGAGGTGCGTCGCCATCACGAGGCCATTGGCCAGGGTGATGCGCTGAACGACGTGGTGCTGCACCCAGGCAAGTCCACGCGCATGATCGAGTTCGAAATCTACATCGACGGCCAGTTCGTCTGCAGCCAGAAGGCCGACGGCCTGATCGTCGCCACGCCCACCGGTTCCACTGCCTACGCGCTGTCGGCCGGCGGCCCGATCATGCACCCCAAGCTCGACGCCATCGTCATCGTGCCGATGTACCCGCACACCTTGTCGGGCCGGCCGATCGTGGTCGACGGCAACAGCGAGCTGAAGATCGTGGTGTCCAAGGACCTGCAGATCTACCCGCAAGTGTCCTGTGACGGCCAGAACCACTTCACCTGCGCCCCCGGCGACACCATCACGGTGAGCAAGAAGCCGCAGAAGCTGCGCCTGATTCACCCGCTGGACCACAATTACTACGAGGTCTGCCGCACCAAGCTCGGTTGGGGCAGCCGCCTGGGGAGCAGGGACGACTGA
- a CDS encoding rhomboid family intramembrane serine protease gives MNIIEVMRLPLSVDLSGFVHLLQRLQVPHRVSEEGDVQVLWAPDTLAEDVLQLYQRYPDGNADLQAVEQPVGAGPANGPTQPSLVQQAKACKITTLTLLLCFIVAGLTSLGDNFTTISWFTFLDFRVQGDYLYFSSLAQVLDQGQWWRLVSPMLLHFGVLHLAMNSLWYWELGKRIELRQGPWMLLGLTLLFSLVSNLAQHYTSGPSLFGGLSGVLYGLLGHIWLYQWLAPNRHFNLPKGVLVMMLVWLVVCLTGVVGTLGLGQIANAAHVGGLLIGCLTGLLGGALARRKLSA, from the coding sequence ATGAATATTATCGAAGTGATGCGCCTGCCGCTGTCGGTTGACCTCAGCGGCTTCGTCCACCTGCTGCAACGTCTGCAGGTGCCGCACCGGGTCAGCGAGGAGGGCGATGTCCAAGTGCTCTGGGCCCCCGACACCCTTGCCGAAGACGTGCTGCAACTCTACCAGCGCTACCCCGACGGCAACGCCGACCTCCAGGCGGTGGAGCAACCTGTGGGAGCGGGGCCTGCGAACGGCCCCACACAACCCTCCCTGGTGCAGCAGGCCAAAGCCTGCAAGATCACCACCCTCACGCTGCTGCTGTGCTTCATCGTCGCCGGCCTCACCAGCCTGGGCGACAATTTCACCACCATCAGTTGGTTTACCTTCCTCGACTTCCGCGTCCAGGGCGACTACCTGTACTTCAGCTCGCTGGCGCAAGTCCTGGACCAAGGCCAGTGGTGGCGCCTGGTATCACCCATGCTGCTGCACTTTGGCGTGCTGCACCTGGCCATGAACAGCCTGTGGTACTGGGAGCTGGGCAAGCGCATCGAGTTGCGCCAGGGCCCGTGGATGCTGCTGGGCCTGACCTTGCTGTTCAGCCTGGTGTCCAACCTGGCCCAGCACTACACCAGCGGGCCGAGCCTGTTCGGCGGCCTGTCCGGCGTGCTGTACGGCTTGCTCGGGCATATCTGGCTGTACCAGTGGCTGGCGCCCAACCGTCACTTCAACCTGCCCAAGGGCGTACTGGTGATGATGCTGGTCTGGCTGGTGGTGTGCCTGACCGGCGTGGTCGGCACCCTGGGCCTTGGCCAGATCGCCAACGCTGCCCATGTTGGTGGGTTGCTCATCGGATGCCTGACCGGGCTCTTGGGTGGGGCGCTGGCCCGGCGTAAACTGTCGGCTTGA
- a CDS encoding WD40/YVTN/BNR-like repeat-containing protein: protein MREQLRAPARRGAWPLAASALLALALGVWADSAQAAAADEYSTESAKASQSLLIGATHAGKRLVVVGDRGHILFSDDQGNTWTQARVPTRQLLTAVFFLDDKRGWAVGHDAQILVSSDGGATWTKQFEDLAREAPLLDVAFLDAQHGFAVGAYGALMETTDGGQHWQDVAERLDNPDQLHLNGIARVRDAGLFIVGEQGGMFRSADNGQTWAKVQGPYEGSLFGVIGTAQSHALLAYGLRGNLFRSTDFGDSWQPIELKVARGNLEFGLASATLLDDGTLVLVGNGGSVLRSTDGGQTFSVYNRADRIALAGVSGLANGGLLLVGQGGVHLADAQGAEGVSR, encoded by the coding sequence ATGAGGGAACAGCTACGGGCGCCGGCCAGGCGTGGTGCCTGGCCATTGGCGGCCAGCGCATTGCTGGCACTGGCATTGGGGGTGTGGGCCGACAGTGCCCAGGCCGCCGCTGCCGACGAATACTCCACCGAATCTGCCAAGGCCAGCCAAAGCCTGCTGATCGGCGCCACCCATGCCGGCAAGCGCCTGGTGGTGGTGGGGGATCGCGGCCACATTCTGTTCTCCGACGACCAGGGCAATACCTGGACCCAGGCTCGCGTACCCACCCGGCAGTTGCTCACCGCCGTGTTCTTCCTCGATGACAAGCGCGGCTGGGCGGTCGGCCATGATGCGCAGATCCTCGTCAGCAGCGACGGCGGCGCAACCTGGACCAAGCAGTTCGAAGACCTCGCCCGTGAAGCACCCTTGCTCGATGTCGCTTTCCTCGATGCGCAGCACGGCTTTGCCGTAGGGGCCTATGGCGCCTTGATGGAAACCACCGACGGCGGGCAGCACTGGCAGGACGTGGCCGAGCGCCTGGACAACCCTGACCAGTTACACCTGAACGGTATTGCCCGTGTGCGGGATGCCGGCCTGTTCATCGTAGGCGAGCAGGGCGGCATGTTCCGCTCCGCCGACAACGGCCAGACCTGGGCCAAGGTGCAGGGCCCCTACGAGGGCTCGCTGTTCGGTGTGATCGGCACCGCCCAGTCGCACGCCTTGCTGGCCTACGGCCTGCGCGGCAACCTGTTCCGTTCCACCGATTTTGGTGACAGCTGGCAGCCGATCGAACTCAAGGTCGCGCGCGGCAACCTCGAATTCGGCCTGGCAAGCGCTACGCTTCTCGATGATGGCACCTTGGTGCTGGTCGGCAACGGCGGCAGTGTGCTGCGCAGTACCGATGGCGGCCAGACCTTCAGCGTGTACAACCGCGCCGACCGCATCGCCCTGGCTGGCGTCAGCGGCCTGGCCAATGGCGGCCTGCTGCTGGTGGGGCAGGGCGGCGTACACCTGGCGGATGCCCAGGGTGCCGAAGGGGTGAGCCGATGA
- a CDS encoding 1-aminocyclopropane-1-carboxylate deaminase/D-cysteine desulfhydrase translates to MLFDLPQALLQPLNLPWLATANVEAAILRLDLIDPLVSGNKWFKLRHHLQQASVSKAPGLISLGGNHSNHLHALAAAGKRFGFATAGLLRGHVQETPTVRDLQALGMELHWLGYGGYRARNETGFWGPWQSRYPGWHCIPEGGGGPAGAQGCALIMQQARSQLTALGWSGYDAWWLAAGTGTTLAGLVLAEAGAHVVHGALAVPRDHGVPETVAALAGTHGYQLHDACRGGFGKFDDELLAFIAGCEQHSGVPLETLYTGKALLALRDQVEAGLFAPGTRLIVVHTGGLQGRRGYLKGSMRSSVLSRCT, encoded by the coding sequence ATGCTTTTCGACCTCCCTCAAGCGCTCCTGCAACCCCTGAACCTGCCTTGGCTGGCAACTGCCAATGTCGAGGCCGCCATCCTGCGGCTGGACCTGATCGACCCACTGGTCAGCGGCAACAAGTGGTTCAAGCTTCGCCATCACCTGCAACAAGCCAGCGTCAGCAAAGCCCCGGGCCTGATCAGCCTTGGCGGCAATCACTCCAACCACTTGCACGCCCTGGCCGCCGCCGGCAAGCGCTTCGGCTTCGCCACCGCCGGCCTGCTGCGGGGCCACGTTCAGGAAACACCTACGGTGCGTGACCTTCAGGCGTTGGGCATGGAGCTGCACTGGCTCGGCTACGGCGGCTACCGCGCGCGCAACGAAACCGGATTCTGGGGCCCCTGGCAGTCACGCTACCCAGGCTGGCATTGCATCCCCGAAGGCGGCGGCGGCCCGGCTGGTGCACAGGGCTGTGCGCTGATCATGCAGCAGGCGCGTTCGCAGCTCACGGCATTGGGCTGGTCGGGCTACGATGCCTGGTGGCTGGCTGCTGGAACCGGTACTACCCTGGCCGGCCTGGTGCTGGCCGAGGCGGGTGCGCATGTCGTACATGGCGCATTGGCCGTGCCCAGGGATCATGGCGTGCCGGAGACGGTGGCAGCATTGGCCGGTACACACGGCTACCAGCTACACGATGCGTGCCGTGGCGGTTTTGGCAAATTCGACGATGAGCTGCTGGCCTTCATTGCCGGGTGCGAGCAGCACAGTGGTGTACCGCTCGAGACCCTGTACACCGGCAAGGCCCTGCTGGCCCTGCGTGATCAGGTCGAGGCCGGGCTGTTTGCGCCCGGCACTCGCCTGATCGTTGTGCATACCGGTGGCCTGCAGGGCCGGCGCGGTTACTTGAAGGGCAGCATGCGCAGCAGCGTGTTGTCGCGCTGCACGTAG
- a CDS encoding DUF1853 family protein, translating into MMPFALLIDLPRQLRRPAVRDLAWALLSPPLLSTPPCPQRHPLTGSLWAQQPQRLEGWLRALDADDRPLQAWLAKLGSRRLGLYYERLWQFALGQAPGIELLAANLAIRDGGHTLGELDVVLRDRDGVHHLELAIKLYLGPQDAGHDPHAWLGPGCHDRLGSKLAHLTGHQLPMSNGAHSRELLARLGVEQVQAHVWLGGYLFYPWPGHAEPPAGANPQHLHGRWVRRRDWVMAEGEHWQPLQRHAWLAPARVEAGEGWTVEQFAAWLHVLERQAPAQLLVRLEADAEGAWQEVERVFLVADDWPHVPGA; encoded by the coding sequence ATGATGCCATTCGCCCTGCTCATCGACCTGCCCCGGCAGCTACGCCGCCCCGCCGTGCGCGACCTGGCCTGGGCGCTGCTGTCGCCGCCCCTGCTCAGCACCCCGCCCTGTCCCCAGCGCCACCCGCTGACGGGCAGCCTCTGGGCGCAGCAGCCGCAGCGTCTCGAGGGCTGGTTGCGAGCGCTGGATGCCGACGATCGCCCGCTGCAAGCGTGGCTGGCAAAGCTCGGCAGCCGGCGGCTGGGGCTTTACTACGAACGGCTGTGGCAATTTGCCCTGGGCCAGGCACCCGGCATCGAGCTGCTGGCGGCCAACCTGGCAATCCGTGACGGTGGGCACACCCTGGGCGAGCTGGACGTGGTGCTGCGCGACCGCGACGGTGTGCACCACCTGGAACTGGCGATCAAGTTGTACCTGGGGCCGCAAGACGCCGGGCACGACCCGCATGCCTGGCTGGGACCTGGGTGCCATGACCGGCTGGGGAGCAAACTTGCGCACCTGACGGGGCACCAGTTGCCCATGTCGAACGGCGCGCACAGCCGCGAGCTGTTGGCGCGGTTGGGGGTTGAGCAGGTGCAGGCACACGTGTGGCTGGGTGGCTACCTGTTCTATCCATGGCCTGGCCATGCCGAGCCACCCGCGGGCGCCAACCCGCAGCACTTGCACGGGCGCTGGGTGCGCCGGCGGGACTGGGTCATGGCAGAGGGTGAACATTGGCAGCCCTTGCAGCGGCATGCCTGGCTGGCACCTGCGCGGGTCGAGGCAGGTGAAGGCTGGACGGTGGAGCAGTTTGCGGCCTGGTTGCATGTGCTGGAGCGGCAGGCGCCGGCGCAGTTGCTGGTGAGGTTGGAGGCTGATGCCGAGGGTGCCTGGCAGGAGGTGGAGCGGGTGTTTCTGGTGGCTGATGACTGGCCGCACGTGCCCGGTGCCTGA
- a CDS encoding metallophosphoesterase, producing the protein MMLDPARSFDIIGDVHGCALTLERLLDALGYKRVAGVWRHPRRLALFLGDIVDRGPRIREALHIVHDMVEAGQAFCIMGNHEYNALGWVTPALPGSGKAYVREHTPRHARLIDETLTQFAHHPGDWHDFVNWFYQLPLFIDAGRFRLVHACWDPRLIEPLRQQYPDGRIDEHFIQASAVSGSFADTVCNRLLRGTDMRLPDGLTLTGGDGLTRAFFRTKFWEEDPQTYGDIVFQPDALPEEVASTPLSHSQKNALLRYAEDEPLLFVGHYWRSGRPAPIRANLACLDYSAVLYGKLAAYRLDDETRIDPHKFVWVDVDRPQANQ; encoded by the coding sequence CTGATGCTCGATCCGGCGCGAAGTTTCGACATCATCGGTGACGTACACGGCTGTGCACTGACCCTTGAACGCCTGCTCGACGCCCTCGGTTACAAGCGTGTGGCCGGCGTGTGGCGCCACCCGCGGCGCCTCGCGCTGTTTCTGGGCGATATCGTCGACCGCGGGCCACGCATTCGCGAGGCGCTGCACATCGTCCATGATATGGTCGAGGCCGGCCAGGCGTTCTGCATCATGGGCAACCACGAATATAACGCCCTGGGCTGGGTCACCCCGGCACTGCCCGGCAGCGGCAAGGCCTATGTGCGCGAGCACACGCCACGCCACGCCCGGCTGATTGACGAAACCCTCACCCAGTTCGCCCACCACCCCGGCGACTGGCACGATTTCGTCAACTGGTTCTACCAGCTGCCGCTGTTCATCGATGCCGGGCGCTTCCGCCTGGTGCACGCCTGCTGGGACCCGCGGTTGATCGAGCCGCTGCGCCAGCAATACCCCGACGGGCGCATCGATGAACACTTCATCCAGGCCTCGGCAGTCAGTGGCAGTTTTGCCGACACGGTGTGCAACCGCCTGTTGCGTGGCACCGACATGCGCCTGCCGGACGGCCTGACGCTGACCGGCGGCGACGGCCTGACCCGCGCGTTCTTCCGCACCAAGTTCTGGGAAGAAGACCCGCAAACCTATGGCGACATCGTGTTCCAGCCCGATGCCTTGCCCGAGGAGGTAGCCAGTACCCCGCTCAGCCACAGCCAGAAGAACGCTTTGCTGCGCTATGCCGAAGACGAGCCCTTGCTGTTCGTGGGCCATTACTGGCGCAGCGGCCGCCCAGCGCCGATCCGCGCCAACCTGGCCTGCCTGGACTACAGTGCCGTGCTCTACGGCAAACTGGCCGCCTACCGGCTGGATGATGAAACCCGCATTGACCCGCACAAGTTCGTCTGGGTCGACGTCGACCGCCCACAGGCCAACCAATGA
- a CDS encoding YeaC family protein, with translation MSTFAQMIENITPEIYESLKLAVEIGKWSDGRKLTAEQKELSLQAVIAWEMKNLPEEQRTGYMGPQECASKSAPIANILFKSDSVH, from the coding sequence ATGTCCACTTTCGCGCAAATGATTGAAAACATCACCCCGGAAATCTACGAAAGCCTGAAACTGGCCGTGGAAATCGGCAAATGGTCGGATGGCCGCAAGCTCACGGCCGAGCAGAAAGAGCTGTCGCTGCAGGCGGTCATCGCCTGGGAGATGAAAAACCTGCCCGAAGAGCAGCGCACCGGTTACATGGGCCCGCAGGAATGCGCATCGAAGTCTGCGCCGATCGCCAACATTCTGTTCAAGTCGGACTCGGTACATTGA
- the pepN gene encoding aminopeptidase N, whose translation MRTEQPQVIYLKDYQAPEYLIDETHLTFELFEDHTLVHAQLVMRRNPARGAGLPPLVLDGQQLELLRASLDDQELQSGDYQVDADSLTVHPKAERFTLDTSVKIHPERNTALEGLYKSGKMFCTQCEAEGFRKITYYLDRPDVMSTFTTTVIAEQHRYPVLLSNGNPTGSGPAEDGRHWATWEDPFKKPAYLFALVAGDLWCVEDTFTRQSGRDVMLRIYVEPENLDKCDHAMVSLKKSMRWDEEVYGREYDLDIFMIVAVNDFNMGAMENKGLNIFNSSCVLARAETATDAAHQRVEGVVAHEYFHNWSGNRVTCRDWFQLSLKEGFTVFRDAEFSADMNSRTVKRIEDVAYLRTHQFAEDAGPMAHPVRPDSFIEISNFYTLTVYEKGAEVVRMVRTLLGADGFRKGSDLYFERHDGQAVTTDDFIKAMEDANGVDFTQFKRWYSQAGTPRLDVSESYDAVAQTYSLTFRQSCPQTPDKAEKLPFVIPVELGLLDAQGNDLPLRLAGEPAAGGTSRVLSVTEGEQTFTFEGIQAKPLPSLLRGFSAPVKLSFPYNRDQLMFLMQHDSDGFNRWEAGQQLSVQVLQELIGQHQRGEALKLDQRLITALGTVLGNASLDPAMVAEMLSLPGEAYLTEISQVADVDAIHAAREFARQQIAEQLFDALWARYQAHREVSRGTAYVASAEHFARRSLQNIALSYLMQSGKPQVLEATLEQFDQCDNMTERLTALAVLVNSPFEAERAKALEAFAEHFKDNPLVMDQWFSVQAASTLPGGLARVKALMQHPAFTLKNPNKVRALIGAFAGQNLINFHAADGSGYRFLADLVIELNALNPQIASRQLAPLTRWRKYDDARQALMRGELERILASGELSSDVYEVVSKSLA comes from the coding sequence ATGCGTACCGAACAACCGCAAGTGATCTACCTGAAGGATTACCAGGCGCCCGAGTACCTGATCGACGAGACGCACCTGACTTTCGAGCTGTTCGAGGACCACACCCTGGTCCACGCGCAACTGGTCATGCGCCGCAACCCGGCACGCGGTGCCGGCCTGCCGCCTTTGGTGCTAGACGGCCAGCAGCTGGAACTGCTGCGTGCCTCGCTGGACGACCAGGAACTGCAGTCGGGCGACTACCAGGTCGATGCCGACAGCCTGACCGTCCATCCCAAGGCCGAACGCTTCACCCTCGACACCAGCGTGAAGATCCACCCTGAGCGCAACACTGCGCTGGAAGGCCTGTACAAGTCCGGCAAGATGTTCTGCACCCAGTGCGAGGCCGAGGGCTTCCGCAAGATCACCTACTACCTCGACCGCCCGGACGTGATGAGCACTTTCACCACCACGGTGATCGCCGAGCAGCATCGTTACCCGGTATTGCTGTCGAACGGAAACCCGACGGGCAGCGGCCCGGCCGAGGATGGCCGCCACTGGGCAACCTGGGAAGACCCGTTCAAGAAACCGGCTTACCTGTTCGCGCTGGTGGCCGGGGACCTGTGGTGCGTCGAGGACACGTTTACGCGTCAGTCTGGCCGTGATGTGATGCTGCGCATCTATGTCGAACCCGAAAACCTCGACAAGTGCGACCACGCCATGGTCAGCCTGAAGAAGTCCATGCGTTGGGACGAAGAAGTCTACGGCCGTGAGTATGACCTGGACATCTTCATGATCGTCGCGGTCAACGACTTCAACATGGGCGCCATGGAAAACAAGGGCCTGAACATCTTCAACTCCAGCTGTGTGCTGGCCCGTGCCGAAACCGCCACCGATGCCGCGCACCAGCGCGTCGAAGGCGTGGTCGCCCACGAGTACTTCCACAACTGGTCGGGCAACCGGGTCACCTGCCGTGACTGGTTCCAGCTGTCGCTCAAGGAAGGCTTCACGGTGTTCCGCGATGCCGAGTTCAGCGCCGACATGAACTCGCGCACGGTCAAGCGCATCGAAGACGTCGCCTACCTGCGCACCCACCAGTTCGCCGAAGACGCTGGCCCCATGGCCCACCCGGTGCGCCCGGACAGCTTCATCGAAATTTCCAACTTCTACACCCTGACGGTGTACGAGAAGGGCGCCGAAGTGGTGCGCATGGTCCGTACCCTGCTGGGCGCCGACGGCTTCCGCAAGGGCAGCGACCTGTATTTCGAGCGTCACGATGGCCAAGCGGTGACCACCGATGATTTCATCAAGGCCATGGAAGACGCCAACGGTGTGGACTTCACCCAGTTCAAGCGCTGGTACAGCCAGGCCGGTACCCCGCGTCTGGACGTGAGCGAAAGCTATGACGCAGTTGCACAAACCTACAGCCTGACCTTCCGCCAGAGCTGCCCGCAAACCCCGGACAAGGCCGAAAAGCTTCCGTTCGTGATCCCGGTCGAGCTGGGCCTGCTGGACGCTCAAGGCAATGACCTGCCGCTGCGTCTGGCCGGTGAGCCGGCAGCTGGCGGTACCAGCCGTGTGCTGTCGGTGACCGAGGGCGAGCAGACCTTCACCTTCGAGGGTATCCAGGCCAAGCCGCTGCCCTCGCTGCTGCGCGGCTTCAGCGCACCGGTGAAGCTCAGCTTCCCCTACAACCGCGACCAGCTGATGTTCCTGATGCAGCACGACAGCGACGGTTTCAACCGCTGGGAAGCGGGGCAGCAACTGTCGGTACAGGTGTTGCAGGAGCTGATCGGCCAGCATCAACGCGGCGAAGCCCTGAAACTCGACCAGCGCCTGATCACGGCCCTGGGCACCGTGCTGGGTAACGCGTCGCTGGACCCGGCCATGGTTGCCGAAATGCTTTCGTTGCCGGGCGAGGCGTACCTCACCGAGATCAGCCAGGTGGCCGACGTGGACGCCATCCACGCAGCCCGCGAGTTCGCCCGCCAGCAGATCGCCGAGCAGCTGTTCGACGCCCTGTGGGCGCGCTATCAGGCCCACCGTGAAGTGTCGCGCGGCACCGCCTACGTGGCCTCTGCCGAGCACTTCGCCCGCCGTAGCCTGCAGAACATTGCCCTGTCGTACCTGATGCAGAGCGGCAAGCCGCAGGTGCTGGAAGCGACCCTGGAACAATTCGATCAGTGCGACAACATGACCGAGCGCCTCACGGCCTTGGCGGTGCTGGTCAACTCGCCGTTCGAAGCCGAGCGGGCCAAGGCCCTGGAAGCCTTTGCCGAGCACTTCAAGGACAACCCGCTGGTCATGGATCAGTGGTTCAGCGTGCAGGCGGCCAGCACACTGCCGGGCGGGTTGGCACGGGTCAAGGCGTTGATGCAGCACCCGGCGTTCACCCTGAAAAACCCGAACAAGGTGCGTGCGCTGATTGGGGCCTTTGCCGGGCAGAACCTGATCAACTTCCATGCCGCCGATGGTTCGGGCTATCGCTTCCTCGCGGACCTGGTGATCGAGCTGAATGCGCTGAACCCGCAGATCGCCTCGCGTCAGCTGGCGCCGCTGACCCGCTGGCGCAAATATGACGATGCGCGTCAGGCGCTGATGAGGGGCGAGCTGGAGCGGATTCTGGCTTCGGGTGAGCTGTCCAGTGATGTGTATGAAGTGGTGAGCAAGAGCCTGGCTTGA